Proteins encoded by one window of Gemmatimonas aurantiaca:
- a CDS encoding ribonuclease Z, with protein MKLTTIGTGTAAPHPTRVSAAHLVETADTRLLLDCGSGAVHRMAHLGVAWQDITHVALTHFHTDHISDLPLLVMGWRWGQLPPRSQPVTIYGPAGTGALLERLAAVHGAWLLAPGFPVTVRDIGPDEVIRLPGGVELTCHPVPHTPESVAYSISEGSRRLVYTGDTGVSDTLGAWAQDCDLLLAECSLPDTMAIREHLTPRQVGELAAQARARRLVLTHFYPPVEAVDIGAEVAEHYAGPTIVATDGWSTHF; from the coding sequence ATGAAGCTCACGACCATCGGTACCGGCACGGCGGCCCCACACCCCACACGGGTGTCCGCGGCGCATCTCGTGGAGACGGCCGACACACGCCTCCTGCTCGATTGTGGCAGCGGCGCTGTGCATCGCATGGCACATCTCGGCGTGGCATGGCAGGACATCACGCATGTCGCGCTCACCCACTTCCACACCGACCATATCTCCGATCTGCCGCTGCTGGTGATGGGGTGGCGATGGGGACAGCTCCCGCCCCGCTCCCAGCCGGTGACCATCTACGGACCGGCCGGCACGGGCGCCCTGCTGGAACGGCTCGCCGCGGTGCACGGCGCGTGGCTGCTGGCGCCGGGTTTCCCCGTCACCGTTCGCGACATCGGCCCCGACGAAGTCATTCGATTGCCCGGCGGGGTGGAGCTGACCTGCCATCCGGTACCGCACACCCCGGAGAGCGTGGCATATTCAATCAGTGAGGGATCCCGGCGTCTCGTCTACACCGGTGACACCGGGGTGAGCGACACGCTCGGCGCATGGGCGCAGGATTGCGATCTGCTGCTGGCTGAATGCTCCCTGCCCGACACCATGGCCATTCGCGAACATCTCACGCCGCGACAGGTCGGGGAGTTGGCCGCGCAGGCCCGGGCACGCCGGCTCGTCCTCACGCACTTCTATCCGCCCGTCGAAGCCGTGGACATCGGCGCCGAAGTGGCGGAGCACTACGCCGGTCCCACGATCGTGGCCACCGACGGCTGGTCTACACATTTCTGA